AAGCACCAGCCACACCACAACTCTATGATCTTGTCTTAGTGGCTGTTGGTAGAACCCCCAATGGTAAGAAGATTAACGCAGCTGCCGCCGGTGTCAGTGTGGATGAGCGTGGCTTTATTCCAGTCGATCAGCAAATGCGCACTAATATTAATCACATCTTCGCTATTGGAGATATTGTGGGTCAACCCATGTTGGCTCACAAGGCGGTACATGAAGGTCATGTTGCAGCCGAGGCAGCAGCCGGACAAAAGTCTTACTTTGATGCAAAACAAATCCCGTCGGTTGCGTATACCGATCCTGAGGTTGCTTGGGCTGGTTTGACCGAAGAGCAATGTAAGGCACAAGGCATAGCTTATGAGAAGGGCTTGTTTCCATGGGCAGCGAGTGGTCGTGCCATAGCGAATGGTCGCGACGAAGGATTTACTAAGTTACTCTTTGATGCCAGCACCCATCGCATTATTGGTGGCGGTATTGTGGGCACTAATGCCGGCGATCTGATTGGTGAGGTCTGTCTTGCTATTGAGATGGGCGCAGACTCGGTTGATATTGGGAAGACCATTCATCCGCATCCAACTCTAGGCGAGTCGGTGGGCTTGGCAGCTGAAGCGCACCATGGTAGCTGTACGGATTTACCACCTTCTAAGAAACGCTAGGCAATAAAAAACCCCGCAATGCAAATTGCGGGGTTTGTCGTCTAAAGAACTAATTTAGTTCTTAACGCAACATTACTTCTTCGAAGCCTTTGATGCCTTGGTAGCAGCTTTGGTAACTGTATCAACAGCGTTGTGTACATTGCTTTGGGCAACTTCTACAGCATGCTTAATTGCCTTTTGGCTTGTTTCGTAGCTATTGTTTGCTGCAGCAATGGCTTGTTTCATCATTTGAACAGCAGCATCAGAACCGGCTGGTGCATTTTTGGTCCAGTCATCAATCATCGCATGGAGCTTCTTCTGACCTGCTGCCATTTCAGCTTCAGCAGTCTTAGCAAATGCAGCCGTATTGTCTTGGGCGATCTCATACAGATCACGTCCATAGGCCATCATCTTCTCAGCCATGGGTTGAACCATCTCTGCTTGTTGTGCAATCAATTGCTGCAGATCACGAACTTCAAGGGTCTTTTTGGCATTACTCATGCTCTCACTGAGGCTGTTCTTAGTAATTTGCATATTGAGTTCGACTAATTTCTCAACGCTTTTGATTGCTTGGTTGGTTAAACCTGCCAAGGTCTCTAAATTAGCTTTTTGTACAGCAGCGATTTGCTCTGGGGTTAAGTTCATGGTGTTCTCCGATGAGTGATAAGGGTAGTGATCCTGATCTTTAGAATCAGCTTATAGGAATTATATCGATAACTATGTTGCAATGCAACAAATACTATTAACCCTAAAGCTAATATAAATAACCTAATATAATCAATAACTTAAATATCATAAATCAAGAAAATCCGATTGAAAGCCTTCTACAGCGACCACTTTGTATTGCCATTACCCGAGGGTCATCGATTCCCGATGGCGAAGTACAAAATGTTGCGCGACTCGGTAGAGGGCTTACCCAACCTAGAATTGGTAGAGGCTCCCTGCGCCACGGATTCTGAGCTCTTATTGGCACACGACCCCAGTTATATACAAGAGGTGCTCCATGGCACCTTGAGTGAGGCTCAGCAAAAAGAGATTGGTTTTCCTTGGAGCCCTAAGATGGTTGAGCGCTCGCGTCGCTCGGCTGGGGCAACGATTGCGGCGTGTAAAGCAGCACTTGAAGAGGGCATCTCTGCCAATTTGGCCGGCGGCACCCATCATGCATATCGCAATAAAGGCTCAGGCTTCTGTGTATTCAATGACGCTGCCATTGCAGCCCGAGTTCTTTTAAAAGACTCGCGCGCTAAAGCAGGGGGCATACGTAAGATTGGGATCTTAGATCTTGATGTGCACCAGGGCGATGGTACTGCTGCCATTTTGCAGCATGATTCTGCAGTGATTACGGTCTCTGTTCATGGAGAGAAGAACTACCCCTTTGCAAAAGAAGTAAGTGATCTTGATATTGCTCTAGCTGATGGCAGTACAGACTCGGTTTATATGCAGGCGCTTGAACAAGCTTTGATCTTCTTAAGTGAGCAAAAAATTGATTTCTTAATTTATCTAGCGGGAGCCGATCCCTATTACGAAGATCGTTTAGGTCGTTTGCAAATTAGCCAAGAGGGTATGGCACTACGCGATTACAAAGTATTGGAGTTTGCTAGCACGCAAGGAATTGCAATGGCATTAGCAATGGCAGGAGGGTATGCCAATCCGATTGAGAAAACCGTTCAGATCCATGCGCAGACAATTGGGCTCGCGCTTGCGCATCAGCATACAATTGCGACATCTTTATTGAAGCGATAAGTAATGAGTCTAGCGTCGGAGCGTTTCCCCCTTGAATCCCTAGCGGCGCCTATCTTTGTTTTTATCTGGAGCACGGGCTTTATCATCGCTCGCTTTGGTATGCCTTATATGGAGCCTGCCACTTTCTTGTTCTTGCGCTTTACCGGTGTACTCATTGTGATGGGCATCATCATCCTGTTCTGGAAACCCATTTGGCCAAATCGTTCACAAACGATGCATATTGCTATTGCCGGTGCGCTTCTACAGTTTGGCTATGTGATGGGTGTGTGGAGCGCGGTGCGTTTGGGAATGACCGCCGGTTTGGTTGCATTGATTGTGGGTCTACAGCCCATCCTAACCGCTTGGAGCGCCTCATGGGTAGCAGAGCGGGTGAGCTACCAACAGTGGTTTGGACTACTACTCGGAATCGCTGGTGTTGGTCTCGTCGTGGCCGAGAAAACAAGTTTTATGAACATCCCCTTGGCTGCTTATATCTTTGCACTCGCTGCCTTTTTCTCGATTACCTTTGGCACTCTCTATCAAAAAAAATACTGCCCCCAATTTGATTTGCGAGCAGGATCTATGATCCAGTTCTCTATATCAACGCTGTTATGCCTGCTGGTTGCACTTCTCTTTGAGACCCGCGAGATTGTCTGGAATGCGCCGGTGATTGGTGCCTTGCTTTGGGGCATCTTACCAACCTCGATCGGTGCCATTAGTTTGTTATTTATTCTGATTCGTAAGGGCGCCGCCACGAAAGTAACTAGTCTGCTTTATCTGACACCACCCACTACGGCACTAATGGCCTGGCTCTTGTTCGATGAGCCTTTGAGTCTCATGATGCTTGCCGGTCTGGGCTTGACCATGACCGCTGTGATCTTGGTCAACTACCAACAAAATAGTTCACCCAAAACCCAATAACTTTATTATGATGTGTCAGTACTCAAATTCGGGACTTTGATTGAGAGCTTTGCGTGTGTTGCTTAAGCCAGTAGTGCCAAATTTATCTGATTGGCAGAGAAGGACCCAACTCCCCCTCCGTATTTTGATCTTGGCTGCATTGTCTATTACTCTGTGTGCCATTGAGCCAGCCTCAGCGCAATCTTCACCACCCCCCAAAAACACGCAGGCCAAGAAACAAAAGTCGGCCAATCCGAAGCAGGTTCGTACCACCGTTAATCGTCCTAAAGGAACGAGCAAAAAAGAGGTTCCAGATCGTCCATCGTTTGCCAACGCAATGGGTTTGCGTAATCAACAGGATGAGCTCAGTCTGAAGTCAAGTGTGGCGATGGTGATTGATCAACAGACCAAAGAGGTTTTGTTTGAGAAGAACCCCGATGTGAGTTTGCCGATTGCCTCAATCACTAAATTAATGACCGCCATGGTGGTGCTTGACTCTAATGCACCGCTCGATGAGATCTTAACGATCACCCAGGCCGAGGTCAAAATTTATGCGAAGTCGCGTTTATCTCTCGGCACTAAACTAACTCGAGAGGAAGCGCTCTTATTAGCTCTTATGTCGTCTGAGAATCGTGCTTCACAGCTACTTGCTACTAATTATCCAGGCGGCTTATCCGCATTTATCGAGGCCATGAACCACAAGGCATATGCCTTAGGAATGACCCAATCGAGCTTTACAGACCCCACGGGATTATTGGCGAGTAATGTGTCTACCGGCGAGGACTTGGCCCGTCTGCTAATAGCTTCCTATAACTACAAATTAATCCGCGAGTTCTCAGTATGGCCAGACATGACCATGGTGATTAATAAAAGACCGCAGGTGTTCTTAAACACCAACCGCTTGGTGCGTGCTGGCGATATGGAAATTGGTTTACAGAAAACCGGCTTTATCAGTGCCGCCGGGCGTTGTTTGGTGATGCAGGCCAAGGTTAATGGAATGCCATTACTCCTCGTGTTCTTAGACTCCGTGGGAACGCAATCGCGTTTTGCAGACGCAGTGCGCGTTAAGGATTGGATTGAGAGCTATCAGTCTGGTGAGCCTAAGCCCATTCGTCGTCTGACGATGTAACTCTATTTTTTGGGAATAGCCAGAGGAGCTTTGTAGCCCAGACCTTTGGAGATTTGCAAAGCAGTATCTTGTAAAGCCTTGAGCCAGTCTGCCTGCATCCGATCTGTGGGTGAGCTTAAGGAGAGACCCGCAACTAATTTGCCAGAGTCATCCAAAATACCCGCTGCTAGACAACACACTCCTAGCTCAAGTTCTTCGTTATCACGCGAATGCCCAATATGGCGCACGCTAGATAACTCACTCTCCAGCTTTGCAATTTGCGTGATGCTATTGCGCGTATGACCCGCAAGACCCGTACGAGTAGCGTATGCGCGGACCTGGTTGGGGTCATCAGCCGCTAAAAATAATTTACCAACCGAGGTGAGGTGCAAGGGTGCGCGACCACCAATTGCACGAACTACCTGCATCCCAGAGCGTTCGCTATAGGCACGATCAACATAGACGATTTCATCGCCTTGACGAACGGAGAGGTTAACGGTTTCTCCAGTGAGCTTATGCAAGACCCGCATGGGCAATTGAGCAGCCTCACGCACGGATAAGCGCTCCTTGACCAAATTACCTAGCTCTAGAAGACGTAAGCCTAATTTATAGGTACCACCATCGCCACGCTCAACGAGCCGGCACGCGACCATATCATTAAGGATGCGGTGGGCAGTAGAGGGGTGCAAACCAGTTTGCTGTGACAGTAATTTAAGACTACTGGACTCTTCATGATCGGCCAAGCAATCGAGTAAGTTCATCATGCGCTCAACCACCTGAATGGCGGTCTTGCCAGCTTCCCCAGAGTTCTTATTTGCTTTGCTATCCATGCTTTAGATTGTAGCGAATATCGCCTTTATTGCATATTGTGAAACGATATATTAATCCAAAAATAGGCGCCTTAGCCAGTGCAATCAAAAAACGGGGGAGACTAATTAAAGACGCGAACGCAATCCCTAATTAATTGTGGACCTTTATAAATGAGCCCGGTATAGAGTTGCACCAAACTGGCGCCTGCATCAATCTTCTGCCGGACATCATTGCCTGATTGAATGCCACCGACCCCAATAATGGGAACCCGATTTTGTAATGACTGAAAAAGGTGATGGATGGCCTGATTGGATGAGTTCAATACTGGCGAGCCAGAGAGGCCGCCCGCCTCATTGCCATGGGGAAGAGTAGCAACATCAACCCGACTAATGGTCGTATTGGTTGCAATCACGGCATCAATTTCAAACTCTAGCAAGAGATCGGCAATGAATTTGAAATCATTGGCCTGTAGATCAGGAGCGATTTTTAAGAAGAGTGGTTTACGAACCCCATATTGATCGGACAGTGCGATACGTGCCTGATGTAAAGCAGACAGAAGCTGTCGCAATAGAGTCTCACCCTGAAGATCGCGTAGGTTTTTGGTATTAGGGGATGAGATATTGGCCGTGATGTAACTGGCAACTGGATAGACTGCTTTCATGCACATGACATAGTCTTGATTGGCATCCTCGAGAGTTGTGCTGGCGTTCTTGCCAATATTTAAACCAATCACACCACCTTCTTGATAAAAGCGTGAACGCCTCACACGTTCTACGCACGCATCAACTCCATCATTATTAAAGCCCATGCGATTAATGAGAGCATTTGCCTCAGGCAAACGAAACATGCGAGGT
This genomic interval from Polynucleobacter sp. UK-FUSCHL-C3 contains the following:
- a CDS encoding phasin family protein, which encodes MNLTPEQIAAVQKANLETLAGLTNQAIKSVEKLVELNMQITKNSLSESMSNAKKTLEVRDLQQLIAQQAEMVQPMAEKMMAYGRDLYEIAQDNTAAFAKTAEAEMAAGQKKLHAMIDDWTKNAPAGSDAAVQMMKQAIAAANNSYETSQKAIKHAVEVAQSNVHNAVDTVTKAATKASKASKK
- a CDS encoding histone deacetylase — protein: MKAFYSDHFVLPLPEGHRFPMAKYKMLRDSVEGLPNLELVEAPCATDSELLLAHDPSYIQEVLHGTLSEAQQKEIGFPWSPKMVERSRRSAGATIAACKAALEEGISANLAGGTHHAYRNKGSGFCVFNDAAIAARVLLKDSRAKAGGIRKIGILDLDVHQGDGTAAILQHDSAVITVSVHGEKNYPFAKEVSDLDIALADGSTDSVYMQALEQALIFLSEQKIDFLIYLAGADPYYEDRLGRLQISQEGMALRDYKVLEFASTQGIAMALAMAGGYANPIEKTVQIHAQTIGLALAHQHTIATSLLKR
- a CDS encoding DMT family transporter, whose translation is MSLASERFPLESLAAPIFVFIWSTGFIIARFGMPYMEPATFLFLRFTGVLIVMGIIILFWKPIWPNRSQTMHIAIAGALLQFGYVMGVWSAVRLGMTAGLVALIVGLQPILTAWSASWVAERVSYQQWFGLLLGIAGVGLVVAEKTSFMNIPLAAYIFALAAFFSITFGTLYQKKYCPQFDLRAGSMIQFSISTLLCLLVALLFETREIVWNAPVIGALLWGILPTSIGAISLLFILIRKGAATKVTSLLYLTPPTTALMAWLLFDEPLSLMMLAGLGLTMTAVILVNYQQNSSPKTQ
- a CDS encoding serine hydrolase, with the translated sequence MPNLSDWQRRTQLPLRILILAALSITLCAIEPASAQSSPPPKNTQAKKQKSANPKQVRTTVNRPKGTSKKEVPDRPSFANAMGLRNQQDELSLKSSVAMVIDQQTKEVLFEKNPDVSLPIASITKLMTAMVVLDSNAPLDEILTITQAEVKIYAKSRLSLGTKLTREEALLLALMSSENRASQLLATNYPGGLSAFIEAMNHKAYALGMTQSSFTDPTGLLASNVSTGEDLARLLIASYNYKLIREFSVWPDMTMVINKRPQVFLNTNRLVRAGDMEIGLQKTGFISAAGRCLVMQAKVNGMPLLLVFLDSVGTQSRFADAVRVKDWIESYQSGEPKPIRRLTM
- a CDS encoding IclR family transcriptional regulator; the encoded protein is MDSKANKNSGEAGKTAIQVVERMMNLLDCLADHEESSSLKLLSQQTGLHPSTAHRILNDMVACRLVERGDGGTYKLGLRLLELGNLVKERLSVREAAQLPMRVLHKLTGETVNLSVRQGDEIVYVDRAYSERSGMQVVRAIGGRAPLHLTSVGKLFLAADDPNQVRAYATRTGLAGHTRNSITQIAKLESELSSVRHIGHSRDNEELELGVCCLAAGILDDSGKLVAGLSLSSPTDRMQADWLKALQDTALQISKGLGYKAPLAIPKK
- a CDS encoding quinone-dependent dihydroorotate dehydrogenase: MINTYPLLRPLLFSMDPEAAHDFSFAQLDRLERCGLLSRFIDKPLIKPVHVCGIAFRNPVGLAAGLDKDGKHIDALATLGFGFLEIGTVTPKAQSGNPKPRMFRLPEANALINRMGFNNDGVDACVERVRRSRFYQEGGVIGLNIGKNASTTLEDANQDYVMCMKAVYPVASYITANISSPNTKNLRDLQGETLLRQLLSALHQARIALSDQYGVRKPLFLKIAPDLQANDFKFIADLLLEFEIDAVIATNTTISRVDVATLPHGNEAGGLSGSPVLNSSNQAIHHLFQSLQNRVPIIGVGGIQSGNDVRQKIDAGASLVQLYTGLIYKGPQLIRDCVRVFN